The Desulfococcus multivorans DNA window CCGCAAACGTCAAAAATGCCCAAATAATATAAGCAGGTAAAAACGTTTCATCGAATCACCGTTCCTCCGCAAATGGTCAGAATTGTATTGATAAAAGACTTCAGTTCCGTGCATTGGTTGATCGCCGTCGATAAATCGTTTTCACGAAGAATTCGTGCCGCATCGCGGGGCTTGACATAGCGGTCTCTGCATTTGCCGATCTCGAAAATATCCCGGATTCGATGTGCCGGCGGATTATGATGATTCACCGTCTCGGGGTTGCCGCCGGGTGCAGCCCTGTTGTGCTTCGCCAATTTTTGAATTGTGGGCCAGTAAGGCAAGAGCCATGCCTCGAAATCATATTGAGCGGCATGGGGATGAAAACGCG harbors:
- a CDS encoding DUF4276 family protein, giving the protein MKISIIVEGKTEKAFIPYLRNFLKNRLTGDNPKLDVFPYDGRIPKEDKLRRVVENLLGGRKPADHVIALTDVYTGTTPPDFTNAQDAKTKMRQWVGNEPRFHPHAAQYDFEAWLLPYWPTIQKLAKHNRAAPGGNPETVNHHNPPAHRIRDIFEIGKCRDRYVKPRDAARILRENDLSTAINQCTELKSFINTILTICGGTVIR